A DNA window from Ostrea edulis chromosome 5, xbOstEdul1.1, whole genome shotgun sequence contains the following coding sequences:
- the LOC125652906 gene encoding uncharacterized protein LOC125652906 — MDVRRLRSGRKSRFKLHRECHRKPSLVDSYCTDDENRPSSCRYSHTAFPLFSNSSDDEVILSHSSGRGSGLKVSHSAPSCRLIPLPMEDASGNFFPFFNLPLDCKLKIFSYLNPIEKGQGMSVCKEWYQVLRTPSLWCNVLLWDFPLTCVPTVRGGIHNPGDCYSCYKRRVHGFAGFLIRIRPLVRRLEFKFDISQEKDGYLSMLRNLMCHIPFREVRYMVFNWKDTPSRPFWLEEFKQCRCQDVLYSNRLRARKYIFFFEELSKHLIKIETLILPFDWSCTRNVENLTQLKTLQTLVLEKSSVFQSVPQSRLDKLLAGLPSLRQLMLEIWTPSGVGMTKYDLSSESLEFLDVSQCRGFYLRSLTMPRLKRFRVARHPWNGPMVFPARLNIPCLYDILCLGTPRLMKINDHYLKENWKNSCHGRLDEVFKSVCSCRKHKTGWMM, encoded by the coding sequence ATGGATGTAAGGAGATTGAGAAGTGGTAGAAAAAGTCGTTTTAAATTGCACAGAGAATGCCATCGCAAACCTTCACTGGTGGACAGCTACTGTACAGATGATGAAAATCGTCCAAGCTCTTGCCGCTACTCACACACAGCCTTCCCTTTATTTTCGAATTCATCTGATGATGAAGTAATTTTATCACACAGCAGTGGCAGAGGAAGTGGGTTAAAGGTCTCCCACTCGGCCCCATCATGTCGACTTATACCACTGCCTATGGAAGACGCAAGTGGCAATTTCTTCCCCTTCTTTAATCTGCCACTTGATTGCAAACTGAAAATTTTTTCATACTTGAACCCAATAGAGAAAGGGCAAGGCATGAGTGTATGTAAGGAGTGGTATCAAGTTCTGAGGACTCCGAGCTTGTGGTGTAATGTGCTCCTGTGGGATTTTCCACTGACCTGTGTTCCCACTGTGAGGGGAGGGATTCACAATCCCGGCGACTGCTATAGCTGTTACAAGAGAAGAGTTCATGGCTTTGCTGGCTTTCTGATACGAATCAGACCTCTAGTCAGAAGGTTGGAATTCAAATTTGACATTAGTCAAGAAAAGGATGGATATCTTTCAATGCTTAGGAATCTGATGTGCCACATTCCATTTCGAGAGGTGAGGTATATGGTATTCAACTGGAAAGACACACCATCAAGACCGTTTTGGCTGGAGGAGTTCAAACAATGTCGTTGTCAAGACGTTTTATACTCCAACCGCCTCAGAgccagaaaatatattttcttctttgaGGAACTTTCAAAGCATCTTATCAAAATTGAGACCTTGATATTGCCTTTTGATTGGTCCTGCACAAGAAATGTTGAAAATCTCACTCAGCTGAAAACTTTACAAACTCTTGTTCTGGAAAAAAGCAGCGTGTTCCAATCAGTTCCACAGTCAAGGTTGGATAAACTTCTCGCAGGGCTCCCAAGTTTGCGTCAACTGATGTTGGAGATTTGGACCCCGAGTGGCGTAGGGATGACGAAATATGACCTCAGTTCTGAATCTCTAGAATTCCTCGATGTATCACAGTGCCGGGGATTCTATCTGAGATCCCTTACCATGCCACGCCTGAAACGGTTCCGTGTGGCCCGTCACCCATGGAATGGTCCAATGGTTTTTCCTGCTCGTTTGAATATACCATGTCTGTATGATATATTGTGTCTAGGAACTCCAagattaatgaaaattaatgatCATTACTTGAAAGAAAATTGGAAAAATTCCTGTCACGGGCGATTGGATGAAGTCTTTAAGTCTGTCTGCTCGTGTCGCAAGCACAAAACGGGTTGGATGATGTGA